Proteins encoded within one genomic window of Castellaniella sp.:
- a CDS encoding TMEM165/GDT1 family protein: MDALLVSIGVVALGEIGDKTQLLAIVLAARYHRPGLICLGILIATLANHALAGAVGVLVAGLLDPVLLKWVLGVSFVLMGIWLLIPDKIDEDFKPMHKMGVLMATIVMFFLAEMGDKTQIATIALAARFNDILLVVVGSTIGMMLANVPAVYLGAKAADRLPVKWVHAGAAALFAVIGVGSLLSAMGWF; encoded by the coding sequence ATGGACGCACTTCTGGTCTCCATCGGGGTGGTTGCCCTGGGAGAAATCGGCGACAAAACCCAATTGCTGGCCATCGTGCTGGCTGCTCGTTATCACCGGCCCGGCTTGATCTGCCTGGGCATCCTGATTGCTACCTTGGCCAATCACGCCCTGGCCGGCGCGGTGGGCGTGCTGGTGGCTGGACTCCTGGACCCCGTGCTGCTGAAGTGGGTGTTGGGGGTGTCTTTTGTGCTGATGGGGATCTGGCTGCTGATACCCGACAAAATCGACGAAGACTTTAAGCCCATGCACAAGATGGGCGTGCTGATGGCCACTATTGTGATGTTCTTTCTGGCTGAAATGGGCGACAAGACCCAGATCGCCACGATTGCATTGGCCGCGCGTTTTAACGACATACTGTTGGTAGTCGTCGGCAGCACCATCGGCATGATGCTGGCCAATGTGCCTGCCGTCTATCTGGGCGCCAAGGCAGCTGACCGCCTGCCGGTCAAATGGGTGCATGCAGGGGCAGCGGCGCTGTTTGCCGTGATTGGCGTAGGATCTTTGCTGAGTGCGATGGGCTGGTTTTAA